A single region of the Fusobacterium varium genome encodes:
- a CDS encoding glycoside hydrolase family 99-like domain-containing protein, giving the protein MKIITFYLPQFHSFPENDVWWGKDFTEWTNTKKSQSLFKGHYQPREPENNNYYNLLDNKVIEWQIKLAKEHGIYGFCFYHYWFKNGKKLMEKPIENYLKDKSLNQKFCLCWANENWTRTWDGKDREVIMKQEYGEKKEWEEHFYYLLDFFKDDRYILKDKKPIFLIYKPMEIKKIAEMIEYWQYLAKLNGLAGICFIAQNDYKEINKVKKNIFDYGIMFEPGYTQNLYSINTLKKVSELFEKVKVSFFNQKIFFKVNFQKSKKLLKKFLNINNNRWRVTILDYDIFWKDILNRKSEPKIFFSAFTDWDNSPRRGINNSRIFIGSNPEKFKVYMKKLIEKEKKNNKEIIFINAWNEWAEGAYLEPDKKYGKKYLQALRQALLETKELKVSLKERKI; this is encoded by the coding sequence ATGAAAATAATAACATTTTATTTACCTCAGTTTCATTCATTTCCAGAGAATGATGTATGGTGGGGAAAAGATTTTACAGAATGGACAAACACAAAGAAATCACAATCTTTATTTAAAGGGCATTATCAACCAAGAGAACCAGAAAATAATAATTATTATAATTTACTAGATAATAAAGTTATAGAATGGCAAATAAAATTAGCAAAAGAACATGGAATTTATGGTTTTTGTTTTTATCACTATTGGTTTAAAAATGGAAAAAAATTAATGGAAAAACCAATAGAAAATTATTTAAAAGACAAAAGTTTAAATCAAAAATTTTGTTTATGTTGGGCAAATGAAAATTGGACAAGAACATGGGATGGAAAAGATAGAGAAGTAATAATGAAACAAGAATATGGTGAAAAAAAAGAATGGGAAGAACATTTTTATTATTTATTAGATTTTTTTAAAGATGATAGATATATATTAAAAGATAAAAAACCAATTTTTTTAATTTATAAACCTATGGAAATAAAAAAGATAGCTGAAATGATAGAGTATTGGCAATATTTAGCTAAATTAAATGGACTTGCAGGAATATGTTTTATAGCACAGAATGATTATAAAGAAATAAATAAAGTGAAAAAAAATATTTTTGATTATGGAATTATGTTTGAACCTGGTTATACTCAAAATTTATATTCAATTAATACTTTAAAAAAAGTGTCAGAACTCTTTGAAAAAGTAAAAGTTTCTTTTTTTAATCAAAAAATTTTTTTTAAAGTTAATTTTCAAAAAAGTAAGAAATTATTAAAAAAATTTTTAAATATAAATAATAATAGATGGAGGGTAACTATATTAGATTATGATATTTTTTGGAAAGATATTTTAAATAGAAAAAGTGAACCTAAAATATTTTTTAGTGCTTTTACAGATTGGGATAATAGTCCTAGAAGAGGAATAAATAATTCAAGAATTTTTATAGGTAGTAATCCTGAAAAATTTAAAGTATATATGAAAAAATTAATAGAAAAAGAAAAGAAAAATAATAAAGAAATAATTTTTATAAATGCATGGAATGAATGGGCAGAAGGAGCTTATTTAGAACCAGATAAAAAATATGGAAAAAAATATTTACAAGCTTTAAGACAAGCTTTATTAGAAACTAAAGAATTAAAAGTTAGTTTAAAGGAGAGAAAAATATGA
- the rfbA gene encoding glucose-1-phosphate thymidylyltransferase RfbA, translated as MKGIILAGGSGTRLYPITKAISKQIVSIYDKPMIYYPLSTLMLTGIKDILVISTPRDILVFEELLGNGNDFGLNISYAIQEQPNGLAEAFLIGEEFIGNDSCVLVLGDNIFYGHGFTGMLKEAEARKKGATIFGYYVPNPKDFGVVEFGENGKAISLEEKPKEPKSNYAIPGLYFYDNTVVEKAKKVKPSKRGELEITTLNEMYLNEGTLNVVSMGRGMAWLDTGTHDGLLDASNFVKTIQSRQSVMVACPEEIAYRNGWITKEKVKGLAEPLLKSEYGKYLMNLIKER; from the coding sequence ATGAAAGGAATAATATTAGCAGGAGGGTCAGGAACAAGACTTTATCCTATTACAAAAGCAATATCAAAGCAAATAGTATCAATTTATGATAAACCTATGATTTACTATCCTTTATCAACTCTTATGCTTACAGGAATAAAAGATATTTTAGTTATTTCTACTCCTCGTGATATTCTTGTATTTGAAGAGCTTTTAGGAAATGGAAATGATTTTGGATTAAATATTTCTTATGCAATTCAAGAACAGCCAAATGGATTAGCAGAAGCATTTTTGATTGGAGAAGAATTTATAGGAAATGATTCATGTGTATTAGTTCTTGGAGATAATATTTTCTATGGACATGGTTTTACAGGAATGTTAAAAGAAGCAGAAGCAAGAAAAAAGGGAGCTACAATATTTGGTTATTATGTACCTAATCCTAAAGATTTTGGTGTTGTAGAATTTGGTGAAAATGGAAAAGCTATCTCTCTTGAAGAAAAACCAAAAGAGCCTAAATCAAATTATGCAATTCCTGGATTATATTTTTATGATAATACAGTAGTAGAAAAAGCTAAAAAAGTAAAACCTTCAAAAAGAGGAGAACTTGAAATTACAACTTTAAATGAAATGTATCTAAATGAAGGAACTCTTAATGTAGTAAGTATGGGAAGAGGAATGGCATGGCTTGATACAGGAACACATGATGGTCTTTTAGATGCAAGTAACTTTGTAAAAACAATTCAATCAAGGCAAAGTGTAATGGTAGCTTGTCCAGAAGAGATAGCATATAGAAATGGTTGGATAACTAAGGAAAAGGTAAAAGGGTTAGCAGAGCCACTTCTAAAATCTGAATATGGAAAATATCTAATGAATCTTATCAAGGAGAGATAA